The Bacteroidia bacterium genomic interval GCCCAGACCCAAAGCCGCGAAGGTGAAAATAAGCAAGCCCAGAAACCACCAGGTTTCGTAGAATTGTGGAGCTACTTCAAAGTTGAATTCAAGTGGTTCCTCTGTTTCCAGCCCATCTCTACTTATGGCCTTTATCCTGACTGTATATTTACCTGTTTTTAAGGATTCAAAGCGCAAGGGATTGCTATTGATAGGCATCCAATCCGTTTCATTTAGCCTATATTCAAAACTGAGTTTCCCTCTGTTTCTGAATGAAATGCCAGTGAAATAAATGGATATATTATTCTCTTCATTGGAGAGCAGGAGATTGTTTTCCGGGAATTCTATCTCTTTGCCATTTCTGGATATGCCGGTTATGTAAACGGGAGGTTTGTAAAATTCTTCCTGAATTTTACTTTTATCAAGGATGCTCAGACCTTTTTCGCCTGCAATCCAAATATGGCCTCCAAATTCATAGACATCCCGAAGCTTGGCTGTATGTAATCCATCATTGGTATCAAACCATTTTACTTCGAATTGATCCTTTTCAAAATCATAGGTATTGATTCTCCCCAATCCAGTCTGTGTCGCAATCCACAGTTCTCCACTTTTTTCATCATAGTACAAATCATTGCAAACCAGACCTTCCATGCCATCTTCTTCATTGATGGAACTTAGTTCCTCACCTTTTAGGGCAAGCAGGCCACTCCCATTTGTCGCTACCCATAAAATACTATCAGGACTACTAAGCAAATCAAAGGTCCTGGCTTTTAAAGAATTTTGTCCATTAGGATAGCTAAAGTTTTCTTCTCCCAGAATTCGATACAATCCATTAGGCCAAACTCCCCAAATGATCCCGCTAACATCCTCAAGGGTCATTTGAGTGCCTTCTTTACTGTTGATTAGGTTGATTCCTATTTCTTTCTTTTCGAGGAAAGCATCCGCCTGTCCCGGATCACGTAATTTTAGCAATTCCCCTACATCCAGTCTTATAGTTTTTTCACGGTCATAGGTGAGCAAGAGGCCTCCATTTTTGGCTTTGCTCATGCTGCTAGGGTCAAACAAACCGTATAACTCCGACCAACTTTCGTTTTGGTAGGAGAGAAATCTATCTTCCGTTTGTACCAGGATGCTTTTTGGGGAAAGGCAGAGCAAGTCTTTGATTTCTTCTGAAGGATCGAGCTCCAGGGTGGGAAGTTGATTGATAATGAATCTTCCACTTAGGCTGGAAACCTCATAGACCTGTTTTTTATCTGCAATGAAAAAATCTCCGCCGATATTTCCATCCATATCCACTACCTCTATTTCCTCCAGAAACTGATTCTTGCTTAGGTTGTGACTCAGTTTTAACTGAGTTTTTCTCATTTCAATCGCATTCTTTGACAGGAGAAATAGGCCTTCCTCGGAACTTGAGAACCAAAGGTCGCCTTCTATGTCCTGCATGATATGATTGATCCCGCTTCCCCGAAAAAGTTGTTCCGTATTTTTATTCTGATCTATTCTGAGGATTCCTTCCGTTTCATGTGCCAACCATAAATCCCCATCCTGATCTTCAAAAATTTGGGTCAATTCTCCCATATTGAAATTAGCGGGAAAGTCTTCAAAGAAAATTTCATCTTCTCCTCTTGGATTAAAGCGAATCAAACCTTTGGGACTGCTATAGAGAATGTCCTTGTTTTGACGGAGTAGGATTTGGGAATTGTATCGAGCCAGTTTCGGGAGGTGATCGAAGGGGTATTGAGCCTTGATTTCCTCTCCCTGAACAATGATGAGTTGACTTCCATATCGGACATAGACTTCATTGTTCGAATTGACAAACAGGAGACGTGGCAAAGTGCCCAGCTTTTCAGCCTTGATTCGAACTTCTCCTTGCTTACCGTTTTTATCCAAATAACTTAAAAGGACGGAAGTGCTAAACCAAATTCTGCCTTCCTGATCTTCAAGTATATCTATGACTCTGTCATCCTTGATAAATTCCAGGGAGTCTAAAGGCGTAATAAAGTTATTGCCATTGAAAACGGAGAGCTCTCTGCGGGTAGGAATCCAGATCCTGGATTGGGAATCTATAAAGACTTTACGGATATCATTTCTCGCGATTCCATCTTCTACCGTAAAGTTTTGAAAGTCATAACCATCATATCTACAAAGTCCCGAACGAGTGGCAGACCAAATAAAACCCTGCTTGTCTTGTACACTAAAATAAACCTCATTATTACTTAAACCATCCGCTTCTGTGATGTGTTGAAAATTGCCTAATCTCTCCTGACCCTGAAGGAAAAGAGGATATAACAAGAGCCAAAGCAGACATTGTCGGATTAGGTAGTTCATTAAGCTATAGGGCGTCCGGGTTTTCTTTCTAGTGTGTAATTTTTAAGCTTTGTTAAATATTTGCTTGAAAGTAGCGATTAATCCTGATTAAAGGGACAATTTAACAAAAAAACTCGCGATTCTGCACGAGTAAAAACCGTATAGGTCCATCGGGTGTAAGCGGCCAGGTTTTGCCCGTAATCCGGTTCGAAGCCAATGATGGCATTTTCCCATTGTCCCCCTTGAGATTTATGTCCGGTAATAGCGTATCCATATTTTACCTGGAGGGCATTTACATAGGGATCTGTCCGCATCATAGCTACCGCCTGAGTTTTGGGTAAGGCAGCATATTCATTGGCCCGATCATATTGGATTTGCCTCATCAGGCCCGGGTCGATCTGAGCCTGCTTTTCTGTAAGCAGATTCAGAACCACCTTGCACTCAACCCGCATAGGTTCTCCTTTGACATCAATGAATTCTAATTCTACATCCATCCAACTCAGGCCATACCTTTCTTCCAGAGATTCAGGATAAACCTCTCTCACTGTACACATTTCTCCATTTGCGATAAAAGGCAAACGCTTTTGATCTCCCCAGGCGTAATTATTTTTTACCACCATGAGAACATCAGAGGAAATGAGTTTATCCTCATAGCCCCACATTTGGTGTCTGATCGCCTGGTTGATTTTGGTCGCCTGATAGTTGGAATAGGTAATAAATACTACACGATCCAGGTTGCCTTCCTGGAAATACCCCATATAGATTTCTATACCCTCATAGGCATTTTCCAGTATTTGAACTTCTCTGCCAGGTTGAAGCTGGAGGCTCATATAATCCCCCGATAAATAAGCATCTCGAATCAAAACGGCATTCTCCAGCACTTCAGAATCTACCAATTGCCTTTTCACCTCTGTAAGGTGTGCATGGGTAAGTTCGAGGAATGAAGCAGCATGTAAACTTTTTGGTTCTAGGCCGGGGGATTCCTTATGTCCTATGGGAGGGAGCTGAACAGGGTCTCCAACCAGGATGAGTTTTCTGCTTTCATCTCCCTGAAATACGAAGGTCAGCAAATCTCTTAATAGGGAATTGGAGCTGGTTTCATCTCCCTGGTCGCCAATCATTGAGGCCTCATCCACGATATAGACCGTTCGATTAGGGGCTTTATTTTCCTTTAAAGAAAAATACAGATTCCCCATGGCGTTTTCTTTGGGGCTATATATATGGTGATGAATGGTATAGGCAAGTCTTTTGGTCCTTCGACTGATTACTTTGGCAGCTCTTCCAGTAGGTGCCAG includes:
- a CDS encoding ATP-binding protein; translated protein: MNYLIRQCLLWLLLYPLFLQGQERLGNFQHITEADGLSNNEVYFSVQDKQGFIWSATRSGLCRYDGYDFQNFTVEDGIARNDIRKVFIDSQSRIWIPTRRELSVFNGNNFITPLDSLEFIKDDRVIDILEDQEGRIWFSTSVLLSYLDKNGKQGEVRIKAEKLGTLPRLLFVNSNNEVYVRYGSQLIIVQGEEIKAQYPFDHLPKLARYNSQILLRQNKDILYSSPKGLIRFNPRGEDEIFFEDFPANFNMGELTQIFEDQDGDLWLAHETEGILRIDQNKNTEQLFRGSGINHIMQDIEGDLWFSSSEEGLFLLSKNAIEMRKTQLKLSHNLSKNQFLEEIEVVDMDGNIGGDFFIADKKQVYEVSSLSGRFIINQLPTLELDPSEEIKDLLCLSPKSILVQTEDRFLSYQNESWSELYGLFDPSSMSKAKNGGLLLTYDREKTIRLDVGELLKLRDPGQADAFLEKKEIGINLINSKEGTQMTLEDVSGIIWGVWPNGLYRILGEENFSYPNGQNSLKARTFDLLSSPDSILWVATNGSGLLALKGEELSSINEEDGMEGLVCNDLYYDEKSGELWIATQTGLGRINTYDFEKDQFEVKWFDTNDGLHTAKLRDVYEFGGHIWIAGEKGLSILDKSKIQEEFYKPPVYITGISRNGKEIEFPENNLLLSNEENNISIYFTGISFRNRGKLSFEYRLNETDWMPINSNPLRFESLKTGKYTVRIKAISRDGLETEEPLEFNFEVAPQFYETWWFLGLLIFTFAALGLGLIRYLYSERQRIILEDTVEEKTYELNLKIEELHRSNQDLKQFAYVASHDLKTPLRTVIGHLQLLKRKLGTGLDKDEEKAMNFAVESSKGMYEMINHLLDYSRLGRESLEFESFNLGDILAELKKSLMSVIEERNAEIHFEAFPNFIGVPAQWKILFQNLIENAIKFNESDAPQVIISYKDSPDFWILSVKDNGIGIKEEYQPKIFDLFQRLHSTEYPGSGIGLAKCKRIVELHGGSIWIDSVEGAGTDFQFTISKRLELI
- a CDS encoding AAA family ATPase is translated as MEDLREKIIRDILGRDDIELSGDQQDALRDFLHFFNSNENRSSFLLTGSAGTGKTFLINIFSEFMRKMGFKVILLAPTGRAAKVISRRTKRLAYTIHHHIYSPKENAMGNLYFSLKENKAPNRTVYIVDEASMIGDQGDETSSNSLLRDLLTFVFQGDESRKLILVGDPVQLPPIGHKESPGLEPKSLHAASFLELTHAHLTEVKRQLVDSEVLENAVLIRDAYLSGDYMSLQLQPGREVQILENAYEGIEIYMGYFQEGNLDRVVFITYSNYQATKINQAIRHQMWGYEDKLISSDVLMVVKNNYAWGDQKRLPFIANGEMCTVREVYPESLEERYGLSWMDVELEFIDVKGEPMRVECKVVLNLLTEKQAQIDPGLMRQIQYDRANEYAALPKTQAVAMMRTDPYVNALQVKYGYAITGHKSQGGQWENAIIGFEPDYGQNLAAYTRWTYTVFTRAESRVFLLNCPFNQD